From the Actinopolymorpha singaporensis genome, the window GCGACCGTGCCGCCGAACAGGTACTCCGCATCGTCAGGGTGCGCGTAGACAGCCAGGACCCGTTCGAAGTCCTTGAAATGCATCGATCTCCTCCTCGTAGAGGTTGTTGCGGCGACGGTTCGGCGGTGTGAGCCAGCGGGTGCTGCCGACGACCCCCCGAAGATCGGACTCGGCCGAGGTCCCCACCACGGGACGCAGTCTGTCATTCGGCCAGGCAGACGTGGCGGTTCTGTTCGTGCCACGTCTGGGAGCGGCCACGGCGACGCCGTCGACGGGCACCGTGGGCGCCAGAGCGCGTACACCGCCGGATTTGTCGGCGGTGAACTTGTGCGTCATCAGCGCCTACGTGGAGACTCACCTTCGTTGATCGCCTCGTCCAGTGCCTCGTCCAGTGCCTCGTTCGGTGTCCAGTCGCATCCAAGGAGAAGAAGTGACGTTCGAACTGTCGCCCAACCTGACCTGGTTGTTCACCGAGGCTGGGCCCTCGCCCGCGGCTCGTGTCCGGGCCGCCGCCTCGGCTGGGTTCCGATTCGTCGACACGTGGGCCCTTCCCTCTGCCGACCAGGCAGCGGATTACGTCGCGGCTCTGCGTGAGACCGGTGTGACGATCGTCGTCGTGACCGCGCCGATCGGGGAGGCGGGCGACGCTGCTCAGCTGGAGACGAACCTCTCCGCGCTCGCCGACGCATTGCCACTCGCGCGACAGATCGGCGCACGGCACCTCGTGGTGACCGGTGGAACCGTCCTCGACGGTGTCGATCCCCGTGAGCAGCGGGCCGCGCTCGTCGCGTTTCTGAAGCGAGCGGCGGACATCGTGGCCGGCTCCGGTGTCGGCATCCTGCTGGAGAACCTCAACTCCCGCGTCGACCACCGCGGCTGTTTCCTCGACTCGACCCCGGAGACGGTGGCGATCGTGCGCGAGGTGGGACGGCCCGAGGTCGCGGTGCTCTACGACGCCTACCACTCCCTCGTCATGGGCGAGGACGTCCGGGCGGTGCTCGCCGATGCGGTGGACCACATCAAGCACGTGCAGGTCGCAGACGTACCGGGGCGCCACGAGCCGGGAACAGGAACGCTGGACTGGGCAGAACTGCTCGGCGACCTCGAGGCGTCCGGCTACAGCGGTCCGCTGGGCCTCGAGTACCAGCCGACAGTCGAGTCCGTCGCGTCGACGCAGACGCTTCGCCGTGCGATGGCGGAGCGTTAGAGACTGTCGTGTCACCTGAGGTCAGACATCGGGCAAGGGAGCCGTCCGGGTTACCGCAGTTGACCTCCGACAGCATCGGAAGCGCTGCCTGGCCGTCGGAAACCCGGGTCGTCGAGGTCGGCGAGCAGGGTGCGGATCTGGTGACGTGAACGTTCGATGCAGGCCTGGTCCTGCTCGTCCACGCCGATCTCCAGTGAACCCAGGGCGATGAGCAGTGTGTGCAGGTCCAACTGCCGCCGGTAGGCCTGGTCGGTTGGCGCGCCGTAGCCGTGGAGAAGTGGTGTCAGGTCCAGGAGCGGGCCGCGGACCCTGAGCACGGCCAGGTCATGGACCGGTGCGCCGGCCTTCCAGTCGCCGAAGTCGACGACCCCGCTCACCCGCACGCCCGCGCCGCTGGAGCCGTCAGCGGTGACGAAGATGTGCTTGGGGCTGAGGTCCCCATGGCACAGCACCCAACGGTTGCAGGGAAAGTCGCGGACGTATCCCTGCAGCAGGTCGAGCATCCGGTCGAACTGCGCAGGAGAGAACCCGCCGTCAATGATTTTGTCCCGGTTCGCGTACCGGTGCGCCAGGTCGGCCGCCATCGCGGTCTGCCAGTCAGGTTCGTCCTCGACATTGATTCCGTTGATTCGGGCGATCAGCCCGCCGATCTCGACGAGCACGTCATGGCGTTGCCGTTCGGCGAGTTGGTTGATCACGTCGCTGAGCGGACGGCCGGGCACTGTGCGCTGCACCATGACGGGGAACTCGGTGCCGTCGATCCGGGCCGTGTCGAGCAGCAGGATCTCCGGAACGGGCACGCCGGCGGCCCGGGCCTTCTCGATCGCCGCGGCCTCGGCCTGCGAGGCGGCGGGGGAGGTGTCGTCGTCGAACCGCAGGATCCGGATCACCACGTCCTGGCCGTCGGTGCACCGGACCCGGTAGACCTCGTTGGAGTAGCCCTCCACGATTCGTTCCACCTGGTCGATGCCGGATCCTGTGGCACGGCGTACGAACTCGGCCAGCAGCGGGCGTGGTGTGCTCACCTGAGCGTGCTGCCACTCCACGTACGAGCCGAGCGGTGACATGCCGGCCATTCCAACAGCCCGGCGCCCACCGATCAAAGGGTTTTGACCCGTCATCCACCCGACTGTGGCGAGGTAAACCCCCGGCGGCGCTGGTGATCAGTGGATACGGGTGGTGGAGAGGTCGAGGTAGGCGTCGACCTCGACCTGTCAGACCGCTTGCAGGACGAAGAGGATCACGCCGAGGTGCTTGTTGAGCCACCGTTGCTTGTGGGGGTAGCGGTGCCTGTCCTCGGGCGTCAACTGTGGCTCGACGGCCCGTTCGATGTGAAGCCCCGCGGCCGCGAAGGCGTTGAGCATGTCAGCGATCGTCTGGGTCGAGCGGGTGAGCGTCACCTTGGGGTTCCAGCCAGAGGCGTACTGGTACGGGTCCGCCGAGTAGTACTCCTCGCCAAGGCTGGTGCCGTTGGCTTCGGCCCGTTCGACAGCGAACCGGACGGGATGAGATCGCTGAACGATGATCCGGCCCTGCGGCGCCAACAGGTCACGAGCGCAGCGCAGCGTGTGCACCTGGTCTGTGGAGTAGCTGAGGGACTGGAGAAACAAGATTCGGTCGTAGACGCGGTCGCGCACCTGGTCGATGGCGCCGGGGTCCGACAGGTCTCCGCTGATCAGTCGGACGTTGCCCGGCGGGTCGGGGACGAACTGACCGCTGATGTCCACGCCGGTAACCTCGGCCGCGCCGTGGTGGGCCCAGTGCACTGCTTTCGCGCCGCTCCCGCAGCCAAGGTCCAGGATCCGGAGTCCTCGCGGATCACCGACGACTTCCTGCTGCATCGGCCACTCGAGGATGCGATCGAGAGAGTCCGGACGCTGCCGAGCAGTCTCGTAGTCACTCGCAAGTTCCCGCCAAGGCTCATCGACCGACACGGCCGTCACCCTAACAGGGGCGGTCCGACGCGCCCCGAGTTCGATGGTTGGACGACGGGAGGCGTCGGGATGCGTCCGGCCGGACCGCGGACCGAGCACCGACCTCCTGTTGCTTCAGAGGCCGTACGGCCGGCACGAAGAGGGGGCTGTCAGGCGCCGGCGGCGGCGCCGGCCAGCAGGGCAAGGGCGAGAAGTGCCACTAACAGAAGGGTCACGTGCTGCACCGTCTCACACGGACGGAGTCCGACAGGTGAACCACGACCGTACTCTCTGGGTCAGTACGGTCCGTAGTCGGCGTGGCGCAGGATCCACTCGCGCTCGAGCTCTCGTTGGACAGTCCTTCTGACCACGCTGACCGAACGTCTCGCCTCGAACGCCTTCGTTCAGTTGGTCGGGGGCGGGGGGTCCGCGAGGGGCCAGCCGCCCGCAGCCAGGTGGGCCGAGACGCGGGCGACGTCGTCGTCGGATGCGGCCTGGAGGACCGAGCCGTGGATCATCGTCTCGATGTCCTGGCGGGTGATGGTGTTGCTGTCGCCGCCGGCCTGAGCGACCAGGTGGTCGGCGACCCGCAGGATCTCGTCGTTGGTCAGCTTGCGTCGCAGCAGGCCCAGCAGCGCAACGTAGTCCTGACGTGGGACTCCGGTCGGGTAGCCCTTGCGTACCCACTCGACGAACCGCATCAGGAAGTTGTCGCGTGCCTCGTCCACTTGTGTGCTCCTGGAACGTCTTCGGTGCGGTGTGCTTCCGGTGTTCCGGTCGGGCTCACTTCTTCGGCACCAGGGTGGGGTAGATGTGTTCGAAGCTGAGCTGCTGGCCCAGTCCGGAGGCGACGATGTAGGTGATCCCGAGCCCGACCGCCGCGAGGACGATCGCGAAGCACACGACCGCGACCGGCCGGCCGAGCGAACGCGGAACCGGCAGCACTCCCGCGTCGTGGGGACGACCTTCGGCGTTGTGGCCGTGCGCCAGGGCGCGTATCCCGAACGCGAAGACCACCGGCAGTCCGGCGCCCAGCACCAGGCCGGCCAGCAGGACCTTCCAGGCGCCGTCCAGGGCGAGGGTGAGTATGTGCATGACGTTCGACCTGCTTTCGAGTTGCTGCCCGGCGGTCAGGCGGCAGCCTGTGCGGGCTCTCGCTGGGTCCCGGCGCCTGTCCACTCGTCGTTGACGTTGGTGTGGTTCACCGGCCGATGCCGCGACCGCATCCACATGACGGCTGAGAACGCCACGAGAGCCAGGAAGATGACGGCGGCGCCGGTGAGGCCGCCGAGCGCGTGGGCGAGGGCCCAGGTCAGGGCGCCGACGATGCCCGCGCACGGGATGGTGATCAGCCACGCGGTCACCATCCGTCCGGCGACGGACCAGCGCACCAACGCGCCCGGCCGGCCGAGCCCGGTGCCCAGCACCGAACCAGTGGCCACGTGCGTGGTCGACAGTGCGAAGCCGAGCTGGCTGGAGGTCAGGATGACCGCGGCCGACGCGCTCTCGGCGGCCATTCCCTGTGGCGAGGCGATCTCCACCAGGCCCTTGCCCAGAGTGCGGATGATCCGCCACCCGCCGAGGT encodes:
- a CDS encoding DUF3349 domain-containing protein — its product is MDEARDNFLMRFVEWVRKGYPTGVPRQDYVALLGLLRRKLTNDEILRVADHLVAQAGGDSNTITRQDIETMIHGSVLQAASDDDVARVSAHLAAGGWPLADPPPPTN
- a CDS encoding class I SAM-dependent methyltransferase; its protein translation is MLGPRSGRTHPDASRRPTIELGARRTAPVRVTAVSVDEPWRELASDYETARQRPDSLDRILEWPMQQEVVGDPRGLRILDLGCGSGAKAVHWAHHGAAEVTGVDISGQFVPDPPGNVRLISGDLSDPGAIDQVRDRVYDRILFLQSLSYSTDQVHTLRCARDLLAPQGRIIVQRSHPVRFAVERAEANGTSLGEEYYSADPYQYASGWNPKVTLTRSTQTIADMLNAFAAAGLHIERAVEPQLTPEDRHRYPHKQRWLNKHLGVILFVLQAV
- a CDS encoding phosphotransferase family protein — its product is MSTPRPLLAEFVRRATGSGIDQVERIVEGYSNEVYRVRCTDGQDVVIRILRFDDDTSPAASQAEAAAIEKARAAGVPVPEILLLDTARIDGTEFPVMVQRTVPGRPLSDVINQLAERQRHDVLVEIGGLIARINGINVEDEPDWQTAMAADLAHRYANRDKIIDGGFSPAQFDRMLDLLQGYVRDFPCNRWVLCHGDLSPKHIFVTADGSSGAGVRVSGVVDFGDWKAGAPVHDLAVLRVRGPLLDLTPLLHGYGAPTDQAYRRQLDLHTLLIALGSLEIGVDEQDQACIERSRHQIRTLLADLDDPGFRRPGSASDAVGGQLR
- a CDS encoding TIM barrel protein, coding for MTFELSPNLTWLFTEAGPSPAARVRAAASAGFRFVDTWALPSADQAADYVAALRETGVTIVVVTAPIGEAGDAAQLETNLSALADALPLARQIGARHLVVTGGTVLDGVDPREQRAALVAFLKRAADIVAGSGVGILLENLNSRVDHRGCFLDSTPETVAIVREVGRPEVAVLYDAYHSLVMGEDVRAVLADAVDHIKHVQVADVPGRHEPGTGTLDWAELLGDLEASGYSGPLGLEYQPTVESVASTQTLRRAMAER